Part of the Anopheles gambiae chromosome 3, idAnoGambNW_F1_1, whole genome shotgun sequence genome is shown below.
ACGGCCCTGGACTGCTCGATTATGATCACGTTCCGGCGGCTGTCCGGTGCCGAAGAGAGCAGGTAATACAGACCCTTAGGAGTACGCGCTGTGTGAGCAAACAGAAACACGCGAACAAAGGCAGTCCGTCCCTGCCGAGGATGTAGAGGCCTTTAAAAAGGAGCTTTTCTTCTTACGTCGTACCGTCGCTCGAAATTTGGTGAATGGGAACCGCGCGCTGCGGCTGCCAGGACTAGGTTTGCACATGCGGGTCTGTCTGGAAGGACCAAAGCTACCTGTGACAAACGAAGCAtgagcaaaagaaaaggatGAGATTACTTGTACCATACACCAAACGGCACAAGGCGGGTGAAGGAGAAAATGAGACTCCACATTAGCACACAGTTGCAATCCATCCCGTTCGGGTCGGATGGATAAAAAAAGtttctcttttcccttttttggtcCACCACTGCGCACTGGCAACCTTTGCTCCGTGGTCTGTCTGAAGGTCCTGGTAGACAATTTAGGGATTTGAAAAATTATCCCGTCGCTTTGCTTCGTGTTGTGTCTGGCTTTGTGTTGGAATATGGGATTTTTAGGGATGTGTTGAGCCTGAACGCATTCCTGAGAATTTCTTCGCCCTATTCTATCGCCACTtgtcttttgtgtgtgcgtgtgtgtatgtgtatcatAAACTCTTTGCAAAGAGAGCGAGAACCTTCATCCTTTATAGCTGTGCCACCGGATAAAGGTGATCaactttttattttccactgACCTGAACTCTCTGTACGTTGTTGGTGTGGTCTTTGCGTTGTATGGATTCGCTGGATAAATTAGGATTCCTTAGGTTTCTCactgtatgaattgtttaaagCTCGTAGCACGGTATTTTGAGACCTTTTGCTCAGCGGGATCAGGGGTTTTATGTTTCATGGGAAGTTTGATTTCCGTTTTGCGCTACTGAATCTTAACCTGATTTAtgttaaatttgttttgtaatttaataTTGTGTATACAACGGATTGATTTGAAGAAGTAGGAAATATTTGTTGTGTATAATGCCAAAACATTACCATTCTAAGCTTAATTTACGTTATGCTTTTACAAGACCACATTTTGTCATAATTCTCGTTATAATAATACGAATTTTATTCATTCTTTTTAGCCTAACTGACGCAGCACGGAATCACATCGTCTCGATCGAGGGTATGAAGTTTATCGTCAACGTGACGATCACCGATCTCGATCCCAAATCGCACAAACACTACTCCAAGTATGTGGAACAGCTAGCATCGTCTGCGGTAGCGTACCGAGACTTTATCAGCAAATTGCGGCGTTAGAGAAGCAATCTAATCGTCtatttatatgtgtgtgtattgtattGTGTCTCTTGTATCCTAATGAAGTCCCTCCAGAATTAtctgtgcgtctgtgtgtgtgtgtgactttaAGAAGATTTACAATATGATGCCTATAGAGGAACGGGTAGCCAAACTAACAGCAGCACAAGCACACTAGAACACAATATGGTGAACCTCAAGACAAAAAGCAATAATACTTTTTTGCCCAATACCCTACGTACTAAGATAACCCAGGAGTGGAACCACTTTCCTGAAGAAGTTGCTCTTTATAGCAGTGTGGACGTGTGTGTCTGGAGGAAATAATTGCatgtttaaatattaaaagtaGCTAACTAATacgcaaaaaaacgcaaatgaTCATCAcataaaaagggaaaagaaagctAAATGCACCAATGAAGCAGAAAGGAATAGTAGAAAACAATGAAAGACAAAACCAAGTACAGGAAAAAAAGATGGTTGAAAAGCTAGCATGTAAGTGTgtaattaaatgcaaataataatgtaatttGTTCACTAAAACAAGAGGCGCTGCTGACAGTGGACCGACAATTTAACAGCAAAGAACGCAAACACAGGCGAACACAGAAGATGACGACTGAACAAAGGAAACTAAGCTGCTTTTAATAAGTTTACTTAAATGATGTTTTGCCTTTAAATTACGTACGTGTCAAAGCATGCAAATGTAATCGAACATCATATGCCAGCGGGCATCATCACATACATGTGCAACATCATATAGGTTTACTCAGCGTGCTCTATTTATtacactttatttattttagcatTTTAGCCGGGAGACATAAACAGGGGGAaaatgacacacacaaaaggggtGAAAGGATGACaccaaataatttatttgtatactttatttttaaaaagaagATTATACTAGGTTATAGCAATATCATCAAAAAGCATGTTTTGAGAATAATTTAATCCATTTCATGATGGCGCAGAGCTCTTTACTGGCAGAGGAAGtgaacaaacacaaacccacACCACACAATCAAGAACGCTCTTGATGTATGCAGTATTTATTGCTAGGTTTTCGTtatttttcgtatttttttctacaaaGGGCTAAAATTACTAATATTAAAACCCACTTTTCGAATCACTTTTCGCGTTTCGCGTTAGCCAGACTGTATAACCTGGTAGGATGGTagattctttttttcatttcctgaACCAGTAGCTGTAGAATGGTATTTGTTTTCTCCGTTTTCGACGAAAGAGATGTGTAGCTAAATTGTTCTCCAAATATTTAAGTAGAGACTTTTTGAAAGACTTCTAAGGAAAGATTGTGACTGTGACTGTCTAAGGAAAGattgtgtagttttttttaacgtcGTGTGACGCACCACTATAAGACAACCTTTTTATCTGTcgatacacacaaaaaaacacacacacactgtattcAGTACGTACTGGTTAGTGCTGTAGAAAGGGAAGGATATGCGTGTGGTGAACACACTGTTCTTCTTATCTGTTTTTATATACATAGGAGCTATTTTTCACACGTTGCATTTCTCTACTACAACAAACGGTGGATGTGTTATggaaaaaataagaataaattTGCTGAAAATCTTTATTAATTACTTAAAATCCTTTTTTCCAGGATGCATTGCGCTCGAGCGTCCGTCCGAAAATGGTGTGCTTTTAGTTTGATGTTCAGTTTAACAAAGAAATATCGTTACACCCAGAATACGATGACCAACCGCGAATGATGGCAAAGCAATTATCTGACTTCCAATGTGCGCGCATTGTGTTGGAATGTGGCGGCGacgtacacacaaaaaggagGGGGCTAAAAAACCACCCATGTGGCTGGCAATCGATTATTTGCTGCGCCCTTTCGGTCGTTTAACCTTTTGGAGCTTCTAGCCACCAGCCGCCCCCGAGAGACACTGACACGAAGAGGAAGAAACCGGGTGGACATTGTGAGGGAAGGATATCCTTTTGCGTGACGATAAATTCCTTTCGCCTCTTCTAGTCGATGCTTTGGGGGAGGTGGAAGAAATGGGACACACCCAACGGTTTTAGTGCTAGCACCACCCGGAATATGGTGGGTTAGGCTGTgggagtgtgtctgtgtctgtgtaaAAGGATAAATTGTTAGTCCTGGTGTGCGAACGATGACACCAGCAACAAGTCATTAGGGAGAATCTTTACCCGTTTCCCCATGCTTCCTCCACATGCCGCCCCAAAAGGAGTGGAATGAATCGATGGCTGTAACAAACCCCCGCCGAAGAGTGTCGGGAATGAACCGAGTCCGTTTAGTCGTTGTTGCGCTTTCGGACGGTGTACACACTACGGCCAAACAATGGGTAACAAAGTGGTCACCTTCACCGACCAGCAGCTGGAGGACTATCAGGACTGTACGTTCTTCACGCGCAAGGAGATACTGCGCGTGCATCAGCGGTTCCACGAGGCCAGCCCGGACCTGGTACCGGTCATTATGACCGAGGGACAGGCGTCCACCATACAGGTGCCGCGGGAACGCATCGAACGGTTGCCCGAGCTGGTGGAGAACCCGTTCAAGGGCCGCATGTGTGAAGCGTTTTCGCGCGACGGCGACGGTAACCTGACGTTCGAGGACTTTCTCGACCTGCTGTCCGTGTTTAGTGAGCAGGCGCCGCGTGACATTAAGGTGTACTACGCGTTCAAAATTTACGGTAACGACGGGTGGGACAGTTTTGTGCGACAGTTCGGGACGGCAAGTTTATAACGctgttgtttaattgtttcgcTCCCAAACCAGATTACGATCGTGACGGGTTTATAGGGCAGTCGGATCTGCTGAACGTGATCACTGCGCTCACGCGCAACGAGCTATCGCTGGAGGAGCACCAGCAGATAGCGGAAAAGGTTATCGAGGAGGCGGACGTGGATGGGGACGGGAAGCTGTCCTATCTGGAGTTCGAGCACGTGATAACGCGAGCGCCCGACTTTATATCGACGTTTCATATTCGTATCTAGAGTATTTTAGGTGTGTTAATTGTTTTATCATATATGAAAGAATTTATTACAGTTTTGCCGCTTTGAAGAgtattttaatataaataaaaaagtgtggCCTTCCTGATATAATGCACAATAAAATGCAATCAGTAAAATAACGTTGTTTGCAATCCAACAAGAATCCAAGTAGAAATATGATTTCCGTAATGATTTCCAATTCAACGTGCTTCTACTTCCATGTACACGTGTTTGACACACCTGAATGTAAAGATGGAGCATGTTCGCAGAGTACTTTTGCAAATCAAAACTAATTCCGTTTCGTTGCTCTATTAATGGTCTCCTTGTGTAATGCAGTAGtattaaaaatgatatgaTCTACACGGAAGAGTTAGGGAGATCTTCTCTATATTTTCTATAACTTCGGaggtatttaaaaaaactgaatTCCCAGGAGCATCTGCACTCTACTGATTCTGAATCATTACCGGAAGTAAAATGAATTTCAACAGTCCTGAGACTGATCCTGCACCCATACTGACCCTGACACTGATACCACATTCCTCTGGGTGCTGGAACTGAATTCtcaacccatactggtcctgatGCTAGTCCTGAAACCATACCGGCCCTGAAGCTGATCCTGGACCTTTTTTggacctggaactgatcctgtCCTTGCCAATCTCTAAACCGACCTTATacgtcacacgaggcgtaaatTTTGGTTTAAACTGGATTTCAGCCATAAAATCCTATAGTTTTTTGACAGGAATTTAACGCTCACCCATACAAAATCAAGCGTacactttttgagtttacgcttcgtgtgacgttGGTAATAAGCGAGCTGTAAGCATTGTCCTGTCTGTTGTCTTGATTGGCATCCGTTCGCAAGACAACAGAGACATTTTTAAGCAGGAAACATTGAGTGAAGCAGAATTTAGTAACTGTTGGGTTAAATGTACAATTTTAAAACCTACCATCTCTACCATGTGCGCGAAATGTGCAATTTGCGTCGGACTGAAGCAAATAGaaggagagagtgtgtgtgagtgagaaaaTAGAACAAGAGAAATGCGGTCTCATCTGCAAAGTACAAGCAAGAGTACGTTCACCGAGTACGCCCGTTGAAAAATTGACGAAATGAAAATCATTTTCGTGAAATCGAATTCAAACTGAACGTTAGAACGAAATATTTCAACCAAGCTTAACgggatatttttaatttgtttagcgagctttttaattgaatgatttttattacatGGCCACTATTTGCAGTTATTTGCAATGATTTTTATATAGCACTTAAAAGAAGTTCTGtctggaattaaaaaaaaaacaatttccatAGTAAATAAGGCCTTTTTTCAATCCATGGGGCAGGGGTGTTTCtcataaaacaagaaaaggtAGAATTTGTAatggaaagaagaagaaaatgaatggtaaaatatttttttcactccTGTACAAAGAAACCTAGACAATTTATGATTTCTCCTTTTATAAAAGATTCACttcattgaaattgaaattgtaatcATCTTGTTGGCTCACATTCAACACACGACTGAAAAGTTAATGAATTAACTAGGTTTGATAGTTTGAAGTCAATATTTGAGCAATACTGATAACCCTATTAGACAACATTTTTAGCTCATTGTTCTGTAAAATATTGATCCATCTAATAAGTGATCAAATACGAAAATTTGCATACATGACACATTTACGTGATGAAATACATGCTCTATATTGGTTTATACAAGCTTTCCCGCTATTGTAAAcgtaaattacaaaaaaaattataaaaataataatttctgtaaaatggaaaagaaataagCGTTCTGAAATAAGTCAGAACTCTTAAAATTGTCAACCTTATGAATTGCTATGAGTTGGAATTGAAATCTTTGGTCACTCAAGTGTTATCATAAAAGCAACATGTTCGCTGCAACGTGTAATAACAAGGAATTTTACGAATAAATTTACATATCAAATCAAGAAAGCACAAACACGATTGAGAATACAGGTGGACTGGCATCCATCGGTACCTGGTAAATgagaataaaaacaatgtATCTACATATTGTGCTGATCCACCTGTGCCAAAGGAAATGCGGAACAACGACATTGAACAACAATTCCCTGGAGATGTTAATAAAGTTAATTAAAACTGGATGACCTCCCGATGCGTTCcgattttattaatatttctgTATATCGTTGTCATCGCTTTGCTAGTGGtggaagtaaataaaaaaaaaaccgacgaCACATGTACACATGACACACCCGCGATGTGGTTTATGAGGTGATGGTGATTGTTTTTTGGGACACCATTGAAAGAGAAGCTTTTAGCACGCTGCTGCTAATGTTGGTGGAaccatgataaaaaaaaacccaaccagTAAGGCCACCTCGTTGTTGAAATGATCCCACACACCATACAAACAAGCAATTGGGACTGGGTTGGTGGGATTTAAATTTGCTTAACCTC
Proteins encoded:
- the LOC133392909 gene encoding calcium and integrin-binding family member 2 — its product is MGNKVVTFTDQQLEDYQDCTFFTRKEILRVHQRFHEASPDLVPVIMTEGQASTIQVPRERIERLPELVENPFKGRMCEAFSRDGDGNLTFEDFLDLLSVFSEQAPRDIKVYYAFKIYDYDRDGFIGQSDLLNVITALTRNELSLEEHQQIAEKVIEEADVDGDGKLSYLEFEHVITRAPDFISTFHIRI